The sequence TCGGCGCGGGGCTGCTGCTGTTCGGCATGCATCTCGTCTCCGTTGCCGTCGGCCCGATGCGCGAAGCCCTGCTGGGCCACCCCTGGTGGGAAGCGGCGGTCGAAAATCCCTGGCTGCTGGCAGCGATCGGCGCCGGCTTCTCCATGGCGGCGCAGTCCTCCTCGGTGGCGGCGGCGCTCGCCGTGGCGGCGGTCGGGGGCGGGCTGCTGGATTTCGGCACGGCGCTGCCGCTGATCGCCGGCGCCAACGCAGCGGGGATGATCAACAATGCCGTGCTGATCCCCGGCGAGACGCGGCCCGGCCGCGTCGTCTTCGCGCTGCAGGTGGTGCAGAAGGGTGCCGGCTCGCTGCTTCTGGCCGGGCTCGCCGTTTTCGCGGCGCTACGTCCAGAAGCCGTTGCGGGGCTTCTGCCGGCCGAGGGCGATATCGGCGCCGTGCTGGCGCTGCTGTTCCTGGCGGCGCAGATCGGCGGGGCGATCGCCTCCGCGCTGCTCGAAGCGCCGACCCGCCGTATCCTGGCGCGGCTGCTGCCGATGAACGCGGTGGAAACGCTCTCCCAGCCCGCCTTCCTGCTGCGCGAGGCGCTGAGCGACACCGAGGCGGCGCTGGACCTCGCCACGCGCGAAGTGGCGCGGCTGAGCGCCCGCCTGCCGCAGATGATCGAACATGTGCGCGAGGAGGGTGATGCCTCCGCGCCCTCTGCCACGGTGCTGCGCACCGCTGGCGCCAGCCTCACCGAGGCGATCCGCGCCTATCTCGCCTCGCTGCTCGACGCGCAGCTCGCCCGCGACCAGGTGGCGGTGGCGCTGCTGCTGGACGATGCCGCCAACAATGCCGGCGCCCTGCATGAAGCGCTGGCCGATTATGCGCAGGAGGCTGCCGCTGTCCGCCATGTGCCGACCGCGCAGCGGCTGAATGAGGCGCTGCATCTGCTGCTCGGCGCCGTCGCCGACCATGCCGAGAGCCTCGGGGCGGAGGAGCCGGAAGTGGTGCTCGCCCTGCTCGGCCATCGCGACCGGCTGATGGAGGAGCTGCGCCAGCGCCTCTCCTCGCAAAGCGATCTAGCGGCCGCGGAGCAGAACGCGCTGTTCCGCATGACGGTACTGTTCGAGCGCATCGTCTGGCTGGCGCGCCGTCTGGTCAACGGGATGACGCAGGTGCGCCGCGCCCGCAGCGTGGGTTAAAGCGCGAAGGTGAGGCGCTTCACATTGCGCCCCTTCTCGCGCGCATAGGCGAAGCTGTCGGCGAAGGTGCGCACCAGATGCACACCAAGCCCGCCGATGCGCCGCTCCTCCAGCGTGCCGTCGAGATCGGGAGGCGGCGCGGCGAAGGGGTCGAACGGGTC comes from Ancylobacter polymorphus and encodes:
- a CDS encoding Na+/Picotransporter; translated protein: MATIALLFSGLGLFFIGVRGLSANLVPLVGRRTRAAFARALRGNFSAAISGTLAGMITQSSTAVSWIVVSFVRGGVLTDGPALLAPSWANVGTSLLPLIVAVDTSTAAGLVIGVVGFITYFRLVRGDRMRNALDAALGAGLLLFGMHLVSVAVGPMREALLGHPWWEAAVENPWLLAAIGAGFSMAAQSSSVAAALAVAAVGGGLLDFGTALPLIAGANAAGMINNAVLIPGETRPGRVVFALQVVQKGAGSLLLAGLAVFAALRPEAVAGLLPAEGDIGAVLALLFLAAQIGGAIASALLEAPTRRILARLLPMNAVETLSQPAFLLREALSDTEAALDLATREVARLSARLPQMIEHVREEGDASAPSATVLRTAGASLTEAIRAYLASLLDAQLARDQVAVALLLDDAANNAGALHEALADYAQEAAAVRHVPTAQRLNEALHLLLGAVADHAESLGAEEPEVVLALLGHRDRLMEELRQRLSSQSDLAAAEQNALFRMTVLFERIVWLARRLVNGMTQVRRARSVG